A genomic segment from Salvia splendens isolate huo1 chromosome 13, SspV2, whole genome shotgun sequence encodes:
- the LOC121762896 gene encoding serine/threonine-protein kinase ATM-like — protein MVDGLKSETLMEISGDKGVLSGGVRVSEEPKVSTEGTVIRSNESKFVESSNLGSNDKVPRSHRWESWGVMNMVSRVLGGKLYVDDDGVKDVNDSKNRGQVNVFGGVKLLQDLIGEKTSDNQGEVNLVVDMNAREDVIGESPSANGIDIKRMDINSESAKLVLDCPVEENINGNQDLVSHDIVPDGNLETEEINNVEDEVLRTEGFEKTEEVKDVKADVMIPKGDGQLDLHINVIVPEVTLESGENVKADSEEVNDIKADMLFPKEYGRNTEKEEEYHVSDLVWGKVRSHPWWPGQICAPSAASDNAKKYFKKENYLVAYFGDQSFAWNDESKLMPFRKYFSEMVKQSNTDRFSRALSCALDEAARRIEFGLSCPCWAQEVRDEKKFQVVENAGIREESSIIAGGDNVFCATTFSPGDVIQFLESLAKCPQSNQDRLEFTIAKAELQAYTRWKGYHELPVFEECIGLSEGDIRSMAMGDGGDPTEVPVCDAANNIPSKRRKSTADNGSSGDEERPKRKEKFMSVLLALGGSCSQKNDKVYVRKTSKRVISSSKSPEMVGYTCSNSSGKKQKTLQASAAAAPASGIAAKAEKVDAGESQIVEIIPAETPTPEMVLSELILTAKRPLQGIDVIIPVVGWLRDFRNLVCLEKPSQGEDWGKQKEE, from the coding sequence ATGGTCGACGGTTTGAAATCGGAAACCCTAATGGAGATTTCTGGTGATAAGGGGGTTTTGAGTGGTGGAGTTAGGGTTTCGGAGGAACCTAAGGTTTCGACTGAGGGGACTGTAATTAGATCAAATGAGAGCAAGTTTGTTGAATCTAGCAACTTAGGAAGCAATGATAAGGTACCTCGCAGCCATAGGTGGGAATCATGGGGGGTTATGAATATGGTTAGCAGAGTGCTGGGTGGAAAGCTTTATGTGGATGATGATGGGGTGAAGGATGTAAATGATTCCAAGAATAGGGGCCAGGTGAATGTGTTTGGGGGTGTAAAATTGTTGCAGGATCTGATTGGGGAGAAGACATCTGACAATCAGGGTGAGGTGAATTTGGTGGTGGATATGAATGCTCGTGAGGATGTGATTGGGGAGTCGCCATCTGCAAATGGAATTGATATTAAGAGAATGGATATCAACAGTGAATCTGCAAAGTTAGTTTTGGATTGTCCAGTTGAGGAAAATATAAATGGTAACCAAGATTTGGTCTCTCATGACATAGTGCCAGATGGGAATCTGGAAACTGAGGAAATAAATAATGTTGAAGATGAGGTGTTGAGAACGGAAGGATTTGAGAAAACCGAGGAAGTAAAGGATGTTAAGGCTGATGTGATGATACCAAAAGGAGATGGACAACTAGATTTGCATATTAATGTAATTGTTCCAGAAGTCACATTGGAATCGGGAGAAAATGTTAAAGCTGATTCAGAGGAAGTAAATGATATTAAGGCTGACATGTTGTTTCCAAAAGAATATGGCAGAAATACAGAGAAGGAAGAGGAATATCATGTGTCAGATCTAGTTTGGGGCAAAGTTAGGAGCCATCCTTGGTGGCCGGGGCAAATATGTGCTCCCTCAGCTGCATCTGATAATGCAAAAAAGTATTTTAAGAAAGAAAATTATTTGGTGGCATATTTTGGGGATCAGTCGTTTGCGTGGAATGATGAATCAAAGCTCATGCCTTTCAGAAAGTATTTCTCCGAAATGGTGAAACAGAGTAACACAGATAGATTCTCTCGTGCTTTGAGCTGTGCCCTGGATGAGGCTGCTCGACGAATTGAGTTTGGCCTTTCGTGTCCATGTTGGGCCCAGGAGGTGCGTGATGAGAAAAAATTTCAAGTTGTTGAAAATGCTGGAATTCGAGAAGAATCAAGTATTATAGCTGGTGGGGACAATGTCTTTTGTGCAACTACATTTTCACCTGGAGATGTTATACAATTCCTAGAATCATTGGCTAAATGCCCGCAGTCCAATCAAGATAGGTTGGAATTTACAATAGCAAAAGCTGAATTGCAGGCCTATACTAGATGGAAGGGTTACCATGAGCTCCCTGTCTTTGAGGAGTGCATTGGATTATCAGAGGGTGATATTCGATCCATGGCAATGGGAGATGGAGGTGATCCCACTGAAGTTCCAGTTTGTGATGCTGCAAATAATATTCCATCTAAAAGGAGAAAGTCGACAGCTGATAATGGTTCTTCAGGTGACGAAGAGCGCccgaagagaaaagaaaagttcATGTCTGTCTTGTTGGCCTTGGGCGGTTCGTGTTCACAGAAAAATGATAAGGTATATGTGAGGAAGACCTCCAAAAGGGTCATCTCGTCTTCCAAGAGTCCTGAAATGGTTGGTTATACATGCAGTAATTCTAGTGGTAAAAAACAGAAGACTCTGCAAGCATCTGCCGCAGCTGCGCCTGCTTCTGGAATTGCTGCGAAAGCGGAAAAGGTTGATGCTGGAGAGTCTCAGATAGTGGAAATCATTCCGGCTGAGACCCCTACTCCTGAGATGGTTCTTTCGGAGCTCATTTTGACTGCGAAAAGGCCCCTGCAAGGGATAGATGTGATTATTCCAGTAGTTGGCTGGCTTCGTGATTTCAGGAACTTGGTTTGTTTAGAAAAACCTAGTCAAGGAGAAGATTGGGGAAAGCAAAAGGAGGAATAA